The following coding sequences lie in one Candidatus Marinarcus aquaticus genomic window:
- a CDS encoding PLP-dependent aminotransferase family protein, whose product MKRSFIREILESIDEETISFAGGLPNEALFPLKDIEKSAMNVLQNSKVLQYSLSNGLKSLREKIAQYYNDEGFETSADNILITTGSQQAMFIIAKYFEQKSITIEEPSYLGAMNIFRMNKLDMKPVALEADGIDIKAFQKSLEETKLAYLIPDFQNPYSSTYSQVKRNTVAYLIKENDAYLIEDSPYSELFFTSKKRTISSMIPNNSFHLGSFSKTFAPSLRIGWVRANEELIHELMKIKESIDLHSCGLSQAILNDYLSDSQLFKQHLQTIRNDYKDKMEYFSSCLKAILPEFKFKQPKGGMFIYGYIENVDTKKLVFEALKHKVVFVPGSEFYLDKSSCNEIRFNFTHSTKEEVKEGLIRLKRLIKGEL is encoded by the coding sequence ATGAAACGATCATTTATCAGAGAGATATTAGAATCCATTGATGAAGAGACCATCTCATTTGCGGGAGGTCTTCCCAATGAAGCACTCTTTCCCTTAAAAGATATTGAAAAGAGTGCCATGAATGTTTTACAAAACTCCAAAGTATTGCAATACAGTTTAAGCAATGGTTTAAAATCGCTTCGAGAAAAAATTGCTCAATATTATAACGATGAAGGTTTTGAAACATCAGCAGATAATATTTTAATTACTACGGGAAGTCAACAAGCGATGTTTATCATTGCAAAATATTTTGAGCAAAAGAGTATCACGATTGAAGAGCCATCATATTTGGGGGCTATGAATATTTTTAGAATGAATAAGCTTGATATGAAACCCGTTGCTTTAGAAGCAGATGGTATTGATATAAAAGCATTTCAAAAAAGTTTAGAAGAGACAAAATTGGCCTATTTGATTCCTGATTTTCAAAATCCATATTCCTCAACCTATTCACAAGTAAAAAGAAACACGGTTGCTTATTTAATAAAAGAGAATGACGCATACTTAATCGAAGATTCACCTTACAGTGAACTCTTTTTTACCTCTAAAAAGCGGACCATCAGCAGTATGATCCCGAATAACAGTTTTCACTTAGGCTCGTTTTCAAAAACGTTTGCGCCAAGTCTTAGAATAGGGTGGGTACGAGCCAATGAGGAGTTAATACATGAGTTGATGAAGATTAAAGAGAGCATTGATTTACACAGTTGTGGACTTTCACAAGCGATATTAAATGACTATTTAAGTGACAGTCAACTTTTTAAACAACATTTGCAAACAATTCGAAATGATTATAAAGACAAAATGGAGTATTTTTCGTCATGTTTAAAAGCGATTTTGCCTGAGTTTAAATTCAAACAACCCAAAGGGGGAATGTTTATTTATGGATACATAGAAAATGTAGATACAAAAAAATTGGTTTTTGAAGCCTTAAAACATAAAGTTGTGTTTGTTCCAGGCAGTGAATTT